The genomic interval TCCGACGAGCGATCGAGAACACTGTTGCGTGAGTTCGGCGAGCTGCACAAGAACGACGTCCGGCAGGGCATGTACCGGAAGACGAGATAGGGCGCGGGAAGCGAACGCCCCGCGGGATTGCTGCGAGGCACCAAGAATGACGGAAAAGCCGACGCGCGAGGGGACGTACATGATCAGCGCCGTAGCGCGACGCTACGACATCCATCCGCAGACGCTTCGAATGTATGAGCGCGAGGGCCTGCTGACGCCGTCGCGGACCGACGGGAACACGCGCCTGTATGGCGAGGAAGACCTTGAACGTCTCGAGACGATCCTTTCCCTCACGCGAGAGCTGGGCGTCAACCTGGCTGGCGTCGAGATCATCCTCAACATGCGCGACAAGATGGACCGGATGCAGCGAGAGGTGAACGAGTTCGTCAACTACGTGAAGCAGGAACTTGCCCGCGGCGTCGGCGATTGGGAGCAGCGTCTCGACACCGCCCTCGTCAAGGTCGATCCCGGCAGCCGCGTCCGGCCCGCCAGTCCTGACGAAGAGCCCCCAAGACGCTAACGGGAAGGGGGGCTGCCGATTGTCCATTATGCTTGTCCCGAATGCCAGCTCCCTGCCCGGATTGCAACGGCACCCGGTGGCGCACCCGCGAGATCGATGGCGTGCGCCGTGCCGAACGATGCGGGTGTTGGCACGATGCGCTGACCCGAGACCTTCTGTCACGAGCGCGTATTCCAACGCGCTACGCGAAATGCGGCTTCGATACGTTCACGAGCTACCCGAACGACAGGCTCTTGAACGCCGTCGCCCGGGCCCGGGCATTTGCCCAGGCGTTCCCGGTAGTAGAGAAGGGACTGCTGTTCATCGGCCCGCCGGGGATCGGCAAGACCCACCTTGCGGTTTCGGCCTTGCGCGTCGTGGTGGAGAAGGGATGCCGCAGCGTCTACTATGACACCCGTTCGTTGCTGGCGGAAATCCGGGCGGCGTTCGACCCGGTTACCCGAGCGTCGCAGTCCGCGATACTGACCGGCGTGATGGAAGCGGACCTGCTCGTGCTGGATGATCTGGGGGCGGAGCGGCCAACAGAATGGGTGGAGGAGACGATGAACCTGATCGTGAACAGCCGCTACAACGAGCGGCGCCCGACGGTGTTCACGACCAACTACGAGGACGTGCCGGAGACTGACAACCTCGATTCGCTCCGTGTGCGCGTCGGCTTTCGCATGCACTCGCGGCTGCGCGAAATGTGCGAGTTTCTTGAGTTCGACGGCCCCGACTACCGCGGATTCGAACACCGCCCGACCTCGGACGACCTGGCGCAAGGCTGGAAGCATCGGCCCCGGCATCGATTGCCGGCCCGCGCCGGCAACGTGGTCAAGGCGCGATCCACCGGGCATGGTGGTCGCCGCAGGAAGCGTGCGGCGGGAGAGAACGAGCAGCTCGACCTCGGTTGGGGCGGAGGCCGCGCCGGGAACGGGTGAAGTGGGCCGGCATGCCTGATCGCACCCGACCCGAAGAGGTCGGGGCAGGTGCGCTCGGCCTCTATCTCCACATTCCTTTCTGCACGTCGATCTGCAACTACTGCAATTTCAACCGCGGTCTGCTCGACAAGGACCTGAAGCGGCACTACGTCGACGTGCTGCGGCGCGAGATCGGCTGCGCCGGAGATCAATCCCCGGTCGACTCCATCTTCTTCGGTGGCGGCACACCCTCGCTACTGGGCGCGGATGAGGTGGCGGCGCTGGTCTCGGCCTGCGGCGAGGCGTTCGACGTCGCGACCGACGCCGAGGTCACGCTTGAAATGAATCCGGAGTCGGCGTCGGAGACGTACGTTGCTGACCTGCTCGCCACTGGTGTCAACCGCATCAGTCTCGGCGTCCAGTCGTTCGATGACCGTGAACTTGCCCGCCTCAGCCGAATGCACGATGCCGACGGCGCACGTGAGGCGGTCGCCGCGATTCGACGCGCGGGGTGCGAGAACCTGAGCCTCGACCTCATGCTTTGGCTGCCTGCGCAGCGACCGGAAGATGTGGCGGCTTCGATCGACACGGCGATAGGGCTGACGCCGGATCATCTGTCGCTCTACCTGCTCGAGCTCTACCCGAACGCGCCGCTGCGCGAGGAGATGGCGCGGGCGAACTGGTCACTGGCGCCGGATGAGGAAGCGGCGACTATGTACCTCGAAGCGCTCGCCCGGACGGATGCGGCGGGCTACGAGCAGTACGAGATATCCAACGTCGCGCGCCCTGGCCACCGTGCACGCCACAACTTGAAGTACTGGCAGGATGGCGCGTGGCTCGGCTTCGGCTGCGGTGCGCATTCTACGCGTGACGGCGCACGGTGGCGGAACGTCTCCGCGATCGCCCGATACGCCGACGCCGTCGAACGGGGCGAGACGGTCATCGAGGAGCACAGAATGCTCTCTCGGGACGAGCGCCTGGGTGATGCTCTGTTTACCGGCCTGCGGCTCACGGAGGGAATCGACCTGATCAGTCTGGGTTGTCGCTACGGCGTCGACGTCGAGGCTCGGTTCGGATGTAGAGTGCGGCCCTACATCGACGCCGGCTTGCTCAGCGAGAACGAGGGCCGGTGGCGTCTGAGTCGACACGGCATGCTGGTTTCGAACGAAGTGCTGGGGGCTTTTGTCTAGTTGCCCCGGTACGGTAAAGTAGGCGGCTCTGCCGGAGAGCAGGGGATTCCGGAAGAGGACTTCGGGACAAGGTTCCAAGGAGGACAGGACATGCGGTGGTATCGCAAACAGTCGATGCGGCGGATTCTGCTGGGCGGCGCGTTCGCGGCGACCCTGGCCGTGGGCGTGGCGTTTGGTGCGCTGCTCACGACGAACGAGGCAGCGGCCCAGCCGTCGGTTACCTTCACCGGCCCGAATGCGGCTCTGATGTTTCATTTCGTGGATCCGGGTGCGCAGGGCGACTACGAAGGCGTGATGCAGAAGTTGAAGGACGCGCTACAGCAGAGCGAGAACACCGAAACGGATCGACAGGCGCAGGCCCGTGGCTGGCGAGTGTTCAAGGCGAACGCCGACTTCACCGGG from Acidobacteriota bacterium carries:
- a CDS encoding helix-turn-helix transcriptional regulator, which gives rise to MTEKPTREGTYMISAVARRYDIHPQTLRMYEREGLLTPSRTDGNTRLYGEEDLERLETILSLTRELGVNLAGVEIILNMRDKMDRMQREVNEFVNYVKQELARGVGDWEQRLDTALVKVDPGSRVRPASPDEEPPRR
- a CDS encoding AAA domain-containing protein; protein product: MPAPCPDCNGTRWRTREIDGVRRAERCGCWHDALTRDLLSRARIPTRYAKCGFDTFTSYPNDRLLNAVARARAFAQAFPVVEKGLLFIGPPGIGKTHLAVSALRVVVEKGCRSVYYDTRSLLAEIRAAFDPVTRASQSAILTGVMEADLLVLDDLGAERPTEWVEETMNLIVNSRYNERRPTVFTTNYEDVPETDNLDSLRVRVGFRMHSRLREMCEFLEFDGPDYRGFEHRPTSDDLAQGWKHRPRHRLPARAGNVVKARSTGHGGRRRKRAAGENEQLDLGWGGGRAGNG
- the hemW gene encoding radical SAM family heme chaperone HemW, with product MPDRTRPEEVGAGALGLYLHIPFCTSICNYCNFNRGLLDKDLKRHYVDVLRREIGCAGDQSPVDSIFFGGGTPSLLGADEVAALVSACGEAFDVATDAEVTLEMNPESASETYVADLLATGVNRISLGVQSFDDRELARLSRMHDADGAREAVAAIRRAGCENLSLDLMLWLPAQRPEDVAASIDTAIGLTPDHLSLYLLELYPNAPLREEMARANWSLAPDEEAATMYLEALARTDAAGYEQYEISNVARPGHRARHNLKYWQDGAWLGFGCGAHSTRDGARWRNVSAIARYADAVERGETVIEEHRMLSRDERLGDALFTGLRLTEGIDLISLGCRYGVDVEARFGCRVRPYIDAGLLSENEGRWRLSRHGMLVSNEVLGAFV